CAGTGGACAGTTAGTGTTCAGTTTTGTACTGAAAAAAAATAAACACGTAGAAACGTAGATTTTTGATGTTCTTTAAAGAGATTTTTTAGCATTTCACTTTCACATAGCTATGTGAATTGATTTAAAATAAAATGCCTTTCTAGAAAAAGCTCAACTATGTTTCTACGTGTTAAAACAAAATATTTACAATGAAAAAAACAGTTTTAATTACTGGTGCCACAAGCGGAATTGGAAAAGCAACTGCTCAGATTCTGGCAAAAAACAATTATAAAGTAGTGCTTTGCGGAAGACGTAAAGAGCGTTTACAAGAACTGGAAAACGAACTTTCGGCTTTTACCGAAGTATATTCTCTTGATTTTGATGTTCGAGATAAAGATGCCGTTATTGAAAAAATAAACGCATTGCCAGAAGCTTTTTCGGATATTGATATTTTAATTAATAATGCAGGAAATGCACATGGATTAGATCCAATTCAAACAGGAGATTTAGATGATTGGGATGCTATGATCGATATTAATGTAAAAGGACTTTTATACGTTTCGAAAGTGGTGATTCCGAAAATGACGGCTAAAAATTCTGGACACATTATCAATATTGGATCAACGGCTGCGAAAGAAGTATATCCAAACGGAAATGTGTATTGCGGTACAAAACATGCTGTTGATGCGATTACAGCTGGAATGCGAATTGACTTGAATCCATTTGGAATTAGAGTAGGAGCAATTCATCCTGGAATGGTATCGACAGAATTCAGCGAAGTTCGTTTTAAAGGAGATGTTGAAAGAGCTTCAAATGTATATAAAGGATTTGATCCGCTTCAAGCAGAAGATATTGCAGATATTATTCATTTTGTGGTTTCAAGACCGTATCATGTCAATATTGCTGATCTGGTTGTAATGAGTACGGCACAAGCTTCTTCGACAATTGTGAAGAAAAATATTTAAGAAGATTTATTGAAAGAGGCGCACAACAATGCGTCTCTTTTCAGGTTTTAAGATTACATTTTGATTGGTTTTCCATAAATAATAAAAAGTATGATTAATAAGCGCCTTTTAATAAAAAACCTACTAGCTCACAATGACGAGAGCAGTTTTTATGATAAAAAAAGGCAGCTGAATCTGCATTCGAGAGAAGGTAAAGCTAAATTTTTAAAGCACATCTGCGCGCTTTCCAATTCAAATCCTGCAAACAACTCTTATATTGTTGTAGGTGTTGAAGATCAGGATAACGAAATTGTAGGCGACGATTTTTTTGACGACAGCCGAATACAAAATCTCGTTAATGCTTTCCTCGAAAATCCTCCTAAAATTCAATATGAAAACGTTCCATTTCCGAATCTTCCAAAAGATAGAGTAATCGGTCTTGTAACTATAAAACCCAAAAGCCAGGTTTCGTTTTTCAAAAAAGGCATTCATACCATTTTAGCAAACACCGTTTTTATTCGTATTGGCAGTAATTCTGTTCCAGTCGAGGAAGGCACAGAAATCGAGAAGAATTATCAAAATACAGAAACCGTAATCGGAATCGAAAACAGTTCTCGAAACAGTATTCAATATACACTTGACGGCGTAATTGATTTTATGAATTTCAGGCACAAAGACATGGCGCCAAGATACCGTGTTTTTAAAGAACTGTTTGTGATTTGCTGGGCGGGAGTTCCTAAAAAATCCAGAGATAAGACCTTTTTATCACGTGTCGATATTGAGTTGATTAACGAACAGGTTAAGCTTTTTTATTCGGCTCAAGATGTAGTGACTATAGTGTATAATGATGATAGTTTTACGATTACAGAATATGTTCCTTTAGGACTAAATGATAAAACGAGTTATTATCCTTTAGAAGAACAAACCATCCACTTTTTTGATAATGGTTATTATAAAATTGACCGTCAAATACTTTTTCAGCCTCCAGAATTTAATCGAAAAATGCTCTTTCATATTTACAATTCAAATCTGGCTTTGCTTCAAAAATTGGATAAAGGAATCGCTTTATCTGATCGAGAATTAAAAGATCTGGCAAATCTGCCTTCGACTTTTATGATTTGTTATTTAAATGGTTTTGAAGATGCTCGACAAAGATTAATCGATGCCAAATTGCTTTTAAAACCTTTTGGGAATGTGTATTCGTCTTTTAAAGAAGCTTTACGAGTTTTAAGGAAGATGAAATATGATGTTTAATGAAGATGCAAAGGTTCAGAGTTACAAAGTGGCAAAGATGCAAAGGGTTTCTGTATAGACACACTGCAACGTCTAACGCATTTTTGAATTGCCTCCAGCTTTAGCTGGAGATGCAATTTGTAGATATAAAGGCTTTAGCCAAAATTCTATTTTGCAATTTAATTACCCTAGGATGTGACTTCGCGTAAATCGTATTACAAAATAGGGTTATGTCAAATTATATATCCTAATTTCTTGCAGGCAGATAAAAAATCCAATCGAAATGCGATCACATTAAAGCCCTCTAATTTCTTCTGCTTTTCTTCTAAAACCTGAGTTGATTTATACAATAGTTCAAATACATAGGAACAAATTTCTTCTTCTGATGATAGTATTTGCAACTTTACAAAATCGGGCCTAACAGTGTAATGACCCACATTATAGGAGTAAAATTCTGTGAATGAAGAGGGAATTCCTACTCTTTTTTGAAATCTAAATGGATATGTTTTGTGATCTTCAATAAGTTGAAAGTCTATCCATAGATGTTCCATAGAACCGCCATAATCTTTATGTAATTCATTTTCAAGATTGCCAATATGTTTATTGATTATTGTGGCGATTTTACGTGTATAATCGCTATCTGTCATATTTGCATTAAAGGATACTTCCAAAGGTTCTCCAGATGGTCTTATACGATTTTCTGGAAAATTTCTGATGATTCCAGTTTTTAATATTCCTTATGATGAACAAAACATAATTTTTGTGAAAGATTTATCCATTATAGCAAGTTCTTTTTTGTGAAGAATCTTACCAATTTCATCGGCTGCGGTTGATTTTTGAACTAATGAACTATCTTTTGCTGAAATGCATAGGTAGACTCCATCCTCTAAAAAAAAGTTCTTTAGTATATCATTAATTATTTTAGGCTCAAAATCTTCATTAATTCCGTAATTAAACCATTTTATGGAGTCTTCACTTTGGGCTAATTGACCCTTTTCGTCAAGCCAGTTAGATAAATCAAATTTACTATTGTAAAATCTGAATAATTGTTTTGAATCCATTCTAAAATATATTTGTGGGTGTCTTTAATATGCAAAGACAGACAAATATAAGAATTTTCTTTAATTATGTTTTCTTATTGAAATTTCAAATATTTCTTCACTTTATCATACGGAAAAAGGATTTCTTTTGGACCGTCAGCATAAGAAGCGGCTTCGTATGAGTTGTAATATAAAAGAAGACCTCCAGAAGTATAAAAAATGTTTTGCGAGAGTTGGAATTTGTCATTTTCAAACATTAATCCTGTTGCATTTATATTGGCTTTTGCGGGGATTTTATATTTGGCTCTGAATTCTTTTTCGGCGAAAGCCTTAAATGCTTTTTCATCTTTAAACAATTGATCGTTAAAAATGAATTTTCCAGTTTTTTTATCAAATAGTAAAGATCGGAATCCTTGATAACCGTGAGCGCCGCCTGTAAAAGTATAATGGTCAATTTTGATATTTATAATCTGATCTGATTCAAATTCTACATTGCCCGTTATTTTTCCTTCCCAGCCAAAAGTATCATGCGGGAATTTTTTGTGCATTTCTTCATAAGAGGCAATAAACGATTTGGTCAATGATTGGTAATCATTCACTTTTGTTGAGTCCTCTCCAAAATAAACAATTTCTTTTATGACATTAAAAACTTTTTTGTTGATACTGTCAGCAACAACTTTTTTATTTTTGGCAATTGGTACTTCAATTGAGATATTTGGGCAGTCCGTTTTGCACGGAATTGTGGATTTTTCTTCAAATGCTTCATTTTCAAATGAAAGCTCTTTTTTGCAACTTGTAAAAATCAAACACAATAAGATTATAAATATGTAATTTTTCATATCAAAAAGTGTTAATTATCTACAAAGGTAAGAAGTTGTATCTCGATAAAATAAATTAAAAAGTAAATTTGTAAAAGAATTAAGGATTTAAAATTAGTAACTATATGAAATTCAATACAAAAGTAATACACGGCGGTCAGCATCATGATCCAAGTACAGGAGCTGTTATGCCTCCGGTGTATCAAACGTCGACTTTTATTCAGACAAGTCCAGGAAAACCTCTGGCAGATTATGAATACAGCCGCGCATCAAACCCAACTCGTACGGCTTTAGAAAATGCTTTGGCAAGTATTGAAAATGGAACACGCGGACTGGCTTTTTCATCTGGTCTTGCCGCAACCGACTGTATTTTGAGATCGTTTAAAGCAGGCGACGAAGTTATTGCAATGGACGATTTGTATGGAGGAACTTACCGTATGTTCTCGAGAATATATAAGGATTCAGGAATTAAATTTCATTTTGTAGATATGACCGATATTGCCAAACTGAAGTCTTTAATTAATGAAAACACAAAATTAGTCTGGGTTGAAACGCCAACCAACCCATTAATGAAACTGGCTGATATTGCAGAAATTGCTAAAATCACAAAAGAACATAAAATCTGGTTTGCTGTCGATAATACTTTTGCAACACCTTACCTTCAAAAACCTTTAGATTTAGGCGCTGATATTGTAATGCACTCAGCAACGAAATATTTAGGCGGACATTCTGATGTTATTGCCGGAGCTTTAATTGTAAAAGATGAAGCACTTGGAGAGCAGTTGCATTTCCAGCAGTTTGCAACTGGTGCTACTCTAGGGCCAATGGATAGTTTTTTGGTTTTAAGAGGAATCAAAACTTTGGCTTTACGAGTACAGAGACATTGCGAAAACGGAGAAAAAATCGTAGAGTTTTTAAGCAAACATCCCAAAATTAATACGGTTTATTATCCGGGATTGGCGAATCATCCGTTTCATGAAATTGCTAAAAAACAAATGAAAGCGTTTGGCGGAATGGTTTCGTTTACTTTTAAATCAGGTAAAAAAGAAGATGCTGTTGCGTTTTTAGAAAAGCTGAAAGTATTTACTTTGGCTGAATCTTTAGGTGGAGTAGAATCTTTGGCAAATCATCCAGCTTTAATGACTCACGCTTCGATTCCAGCAGATAAAAGAGCCGAAGTTGGAATTACTGATGACTTAGTGAGATTAAGCGTTGGTATTGAAGATGCAGAAGATTTAATTGCAGATTTAGAACAAGCATTATCTTAAATAAACCTCAAATAAAAATCCCAAATTCCGATTTTAATAATCTTGGAATTTGGGATTTTTTATATTGTAATTTTTCTAGATTTAGAATTCTAAATAGTAGATATATCCGAAGTTAAACCATACCTGCCAGTCATTTGACTTGTTTTCTGTATAGATTTGTTTGTTAGGATTTAATCCGTCGATCCAGTCAGAACTGTACATTTGAAAACGTGTTTCAAACATTAAATCACTCATGGTAGTCAATTTGTAATGAACTCCTACACCTGCTGTTGCAGCCACTGCGATTCCTGTTTCATTAGAAAATCCATGTGCACGTCCGTCAGAAGGAGTTAAATATTTACCAGGCGTAACAGTTGGAAGTGTCATATCTCCTAATTTTGAATTCAATTTAGCTGAATAATAAGATACTAAAAATCCAGCACTGAAATAAGGGCTTATTCCGCCAACAGAATTTTCAAAATTGTGAATACTTCTAAAAGGTGAATATTCTAGTTGAGCACCAATTCCAAGCAAAGTTGAAGTTCCTTTCATGTTTCTCAACTGAGTAGCAAATAACTCATTAGGTTTTCTTTCTACCCATTCTCCAAAGTGTCTCAGGTTAGTTCTGCTGAAAGACAATTCAGATCTGATTTTAAAATGCTCAGGAAAATAACGATCTCTGCTATTTGCGGCAGAAAAGTTCAGCCAGTGAACCAGACCAATACCAATACCAGTATTGTTAATATTGGTGTCAGCATTATTTCTTTCTCCAAAATCAGATTGTAAAGTTATGGGACCTGCTATAATTCCGATCTCGTGTGCAAGATCTGATTGAGCATTGGCAATTGTCGAGATGCCAAATAAGGCGAATAATGTGATATATAGGTATTTAAACATTTTCGTGGGCTTAAAATATTGGCAAATATATAAAAAAGCTAGTCCAAACAAAATATTAAATTCGTCTATTAAACAATTAGTAACAAAACACTTAATTTTCTGACTTTAACTCGATGCTTTCGATGTAATTTCGGAAGTGTAAAATTGGTTTTCAGGGTTTGTTTAAAAATAACACAATTCTCTGCGGAAAACAAAAAAAATAACAAAACGTATGCAATTTGATGTATCTTTGTCTGTTGTAACGAAAACGTTTTCTTAAAACGTATTTTCCTGTTATAATTGATTGATTTAAAAACTATTATTTGAATAATTTATTTAAAAATGGAACAAAAAATAAATGAATTTATGGCTCTGGTTGAGTCAAAAAATCCGAACGAGCCAGAATTTCTTCAAGCAGTTAGAGAATTTGCAGAGACGGTAATTCCATTTATCGCCGAAAGAAAAAAATACGATGGTAAAAATTTACTGTTAAGAATAGCTGAACCAGAAAGATCGGTAATTTTTAGAGTTCCGTGGGTTGACGACAAAGGAGAAATCATTGTAAACAGAGGATTTAGAATTCAAATGAACTCTGCAATTGGTCCTTATAAAGGTGGAATCAGATTTCATCACACAGTAAATTTATCTGTTTTGAAATTTTTGGCTTTCGAGCAGGTATTTAAAAATAGTTTGACAACTCTTCCAATGGGTGGAGGAAAAGGAGGATCTGACTTTGATCCTGAAGGAAAATCGGATGGAGAAATCATGCGTTTCTGCCAGTCATTTATGACTGAGTTATGCCGTCATATTGGTCCAGATCTTGACGTTCCTGCTGGAGATATTGGAGTAGGAGCGAGAGAAATCGGATATTTATTTGGCCAGTACAAAAGAATCAGAAATGAGTTTACTGGAGTTTTAACTGGAAAAGGACTTGCATACGGAGGGTCATTAATCAGACCAGAAGCTACAGGTTATGGAGTAGTATATTTTACAGATCAAATGCTTCGTACAATCGGACATGAGATTAAAGGTAAACGAGTGGCGATTTCTGGATTTGGAAACGTAGCTTGGGGAGTTGCTTTAAAAATAAATGAATTAGGCGGAAAAGTAGTAACTATTTCTGGTCCTGATGGATATATTTATGATGAAGAAGGAATCTCTGGAGAAAAAATCGACCACATGCTGGAAATGAGAGCAAGTGGTGATAACAGAGCCGAAAGATATTTAGAGAAATATCCAAATGCTGTTTTCCATAAAGGAAAAAGCCCTTGGGAAGTAAAAGTAGACATTGCTATTCCATGTGCAACTCAAAATGAGTTAAACGGAGACGATGCTAAAAAATTAATTGATAATGGTGTTTTATGTGTAACAGAAGCGGCAAACATGCCTTCTACTTTAGACGCTATTAAACTTTTCTTAGATAATAAAGTCCTTTTTGCCCCAGGAAAGGCCGCTAATGCCGGTGGTGTTGCCGCTTCAGGATTAGAAATGACTCAAAACTCGATCCGCTTAAACTGGACAAGTGAAGAAGTTGATTTGAGATTGAAAGAAATTATGATTGGAATTCACAACCAATGTAAAAAATACGGTGCAGAAGAAGACGGATATGTTAACTACGTAAAAGGAGCCAACATTGCCGGATTTGTAAAAGTTGCCGATGCTATGCTTGCACAAGGTGTAGTTTAAGATTAATTACAATTGAAAAATGCCCTCATTTGTCTTTTTTGATGAATCGAGGGCATTTTTTTGTTTCCTAAAGAACAAAATTCTATTACTTTCGTTTGTAGTATATTTGTCTATCCGAGAATATATTTTTAAGATGAAAAAGAACTTTCTGTCTATCATAAGTTTATTATTGTTTCAATTTGGTTTTGCGCAAGGATTATCTTGGCAGGGCTACTTTTCATTTAATGAAATTAAAGGTATTTCAGAATCTTCAACCTCTGTTTTTGCTGCTTCAGAAAATGCTCTCTTTTCTAAAAATTCAACCTCAAACGCTATAAAAACCATCACCACGGTTGATGGGCTTTCAGGGCAAACCATATCGGCGGTTTATTATAGTCCTTCTTTCAAAAAAACAATTGTCGGCTACGAGAATGGTTTAATGACCTTAATTAATGAAGCTGATGGTAGTATTGTAAAAAAAGTT
This is a stretch of genomic DNA from Flavobacterium endoglycinae. It encodes these proteins:
- a CDS encoding cystathionine gamma-synthase, producing MKFNTKVIHGGQHHDPSTGAVMPPVYQTSTFIQTSPGKPLADYEYSRASNPTRTALENALASIENGTRGLAFSSGLAATDCILRSFKAGDEVIAMDDLYGGTYRMFSRIYKDSGIKFHFVDMTDIAKLKSLINENTKLVWVETPTNPLMKLADIAEIAKITKEHKIWFAVDNTFATPYLQKPLDLGADIVMHSATKYLGGHSDVIAGALIVKDEALGEQLHFQQFATGATLGPMDSFLVLRGIKTLALRVQRHCENGEKIVEFLSKHPKINTVYYPGLANHPFHEIAKKQMKAFGGMVSFTFKSGKKEDAVAFLEKLKVFTLAESLGGVESLANHPALMTHASIPADKRAEVGITDDLVRLSVGIEDAEDLIADLEQALS
- the gdhA gene encoding NADP-specific glutamate dehydrogenase, yielding MEQKINEFMALVESKNPNEPEFLQAVREFAETVIPFIAERKKYDGKNLLLRIAEPERSVIFRVPWVDDKGEIIVNRGFRIQMNSAIGPYKGGIRFHHTVNLSVLKFLAFEQVFKNSLTTLPMGGGKGGSDFDPEGKSDGEIMRFCQSFMTELCRHIGPDLDVPAGDIGVGAREIGYLFGQYKRIRNEFTGVLTGKGLAYGGSLIRPEATGYGVVYFTDQMLRTIGHEIKGKRVAISGFGNVAWGVALKINELGGKVVTISGPDGYIYDEEGISGEKIDHMLEMRASGDNRAERYLEKYPNAVFHKGKSPWEVKVDIAIPCATQNELNGDDAKKLIDNGVLCVTEAANMPSTLDAIKLFLDNKVLFAPGKAANAGGVAASGLEMTQNSIRLNWTSEEVDLRLKEIMIGIHNQCKKYGAEEDGYVNYVKGANIAGFVKVADAMLAQGVV
- a CDS encoding ATP-binding protein — protein: MINKRLLIKNLLAHNDESSFYDKKRQLNLHSREGKAKFLKHICALSNSNPANNSYIVVGVEDQDNEIVGDDFFDDSRIQNLVNAFLENPPKIQYENVPFPNLPKDRVIGLVTIKPKSQVSFFKKGIHTILANTVFIRIGSNSVPVEEGTEIEKNYQNTETVIGIENSSRNSIQYTLDGVIDFMNFRHKDMAPRYRVFKELFVICWAGVPKKSRDKTFLSRVDIELINEQVKLFYSAQDVVTIVYNDDSFTITEYVPLGLNDKTSYYPLEEQTIHFFDNGYYKIDRQILFQPPEFNRKMLFHIYNSNLALLQKLDKGIALSDRELKDLANLPSTFMICYLNGFEDARQRLIDAKLLLKPFGNVYSSFKEALRVLRKMKYDV
- a CDS encoding THC0290_0291 family protein; this encodes MFKYLYITLFALFGISTIANAQSDLAHEIGIIAGPITLQSDFGERNNADTNINNTGIGIGLVHWLNFSAANSRDRYFPEHFKIRSELSFSRTNLRHFGEWVERKPNELFATQLRNMKGTSTLLGIGAQLEYSPFRSIHNFENSVGGISPYFSAGFLVSYYSAKLNSKLGDMTLPTVTPGKYLTPSDGRAHGFSNETGIAVAATAGVGVHYKLTTMSDLMFETRFQMYSSDWIDGLNPNKQIYTENKSNDWQVWFNFGYIYYLEF
- a CDS encoding SDR family NAD(P)-dependent oxidoreductase: MKKTVLITGATSGIGKATAQILAKNNYKVVLCGRRKERLQELENELSAFTEVYSLDFDVRDKDAVIEKINALPEAFSDIDILINNAGNAHGLDPIQTGDLDDWDAMIDINVKGLLYVSKVVIPKMTAKNSGHIINIGSTAAKEVYPNGNVYCGTKHAVDAITAGMRIDLNPFGIRVGAIHPGMVSTEFSEVRFKGDVERASNVYKGFDPLQAEDIADIIHFVVSRPYHVNIADLVVMSTAQASSTIVKKNI
- a CDS encoding DUF3298 and DUF4163 domain-containing protein codes for the protein MKNYIFIILLCLIFTSCKKELSFENEAFEEKSTIPCKTDCPNISIEVPIAKNKKVVADSINKKVFNVIKEIVYFGEDSTKVNDYQSLTKSFIASYEEMHKKFPHDTFGWEGKITGNVEFESDQIINIKIDHYTFTGGAHGYQGFRSLLFDKKTGKFIFNDQLFKDEKAFKAFAEKEFRAKYKIPAKANINATGLMFENDKFQLSQNIFYTSGGLLLYYNSYEAASYADGPKEILFPYDKVKKYLKFQ